A portion of the Streptomyces erythrochromogenes genome contains these proteins:
- the wecB gene encoding non-hydrolyzing UDP-N-acetylglucosamine 2-epimerase gives MTRIVCVAGARPNYMKIKPVMDALERRGAEVVLVHTGQHYDESMNDVFFRDLGIRPPDRYLGAGSGSHAQQTGRVMAAFEPLLDELAPDAVVVVGDINSTLACALVTAKAGPLLAHVEAGLRSRDWSMPEEVNRVATDRVSDYLLAPSPDAAANLRAEGYREDQVHVVGNVMIDTLLANLDRARQSDVLDRYGLTRGGYGLVTLHRPANVDDPGALRGLLKALGEIAGRCPLLLPVHPRAADRLADLGVPDGIRLVPAAGYLDFIALQDSARLVLTDSGGVQEETTALGVPCVTLRENTERPVTVDEGTNVLAGTDPDRIVATVDKVLDDPPAPRCPALWDGRASERIAAVLLDGGTARTRPRPTDLVPAAGHGPQ, from the coding sequence ATGACCAGGATCGTCTGCGTCGCCGGGGCGCGCCCCAACTACATGAAGATCAAACCGGTGATGGACGCACTGGAGCGCCGCGGCGCCGAGGTGGTCCTCGTCCACACCGGACAGCACTACGACGAGTCCATGAACGACGTGTTCTTCCGCGACCTCGGCATCCGGCCGCCCGACCGGTACCTGGGCGCCGGCTCGGGCAGCCACGCCCAGCAGACCGGGCGGGTGATGGCCGCCTTCGAGCCGCTGCTCGACGAACTGGCCCCGGACGCCGTGGTGGTGGTCGGGGACATCAACTCCACCCTCGCCTGCGCCCTGGTGACCGCGAAGGCCGGCCCGCTGCTGGCCCACGTGGAAGCAGGCCTGCGCAGCCGCGACTGGAGCATGCCCGAGGAGGTCAACCGGGTCGCCACCGACCGGGTCAGCGACTACCTGCTGGCCCCCTCGCCCGACGCCGCCGCGAACCTGCGCGCGGAGGGCTACCGCGAGGACCAGGTCCACGTCGTCGGCAACGTCATGATCGACACCCTCCTGGCCAACCTGGACCGGGCCAGGCAGTCCGACGTCCTGGACCGCTACGGGCTGACCCGCGGCGGATACGGCCTGGTCACCCTGCACCGGCCGGCCAACGTGGACGACCCCGGCGCGCTGCGCGGCCTCCTCAAGGCCCTCGGCGAGATCGCCGGCCGCTGCCCGCTCCTGCTGCCCGTGCACCCGCGGGCCGCCGATCGGCTGGCAGACCTGGGCGTCCCCGACGGCATCCGGCTCGTACCGGCCGCCGGGTACCTCGACTTCATCGCGCTGCAGGACTCCGCCCGCCTGGTCCTCACCGACTCCGGCGGCGTCCAGGAGGAGACCACCGCGCTGGGCGTCCCCTGCGTGACCCTGCGGGAGAACACCGAGCGCCCCGTCACCGTCGACGAGGGCACCAACGTCCTCGCCGGCACCGATCCGGACCGGATCGTCGCCACCGTCGACAAGGTCCTCGACGATCCGCCCGCGCCGCGCTGCCCCGCACTGTGGGACGGCCGCGCCAGCGAGCGCATCGCCGCCGTCCTCCTCGACGGCGGCACCGCCCGCACCCGGCCCAGACCCACCGACCTCGTGCCGGCCGCCGGGCACGGACCGCAGTAG
- a CDS encoding nucleotide sugar dehydrogenase, with product MRVVVVGQGYVGLPLAVRAAEVGHQVIGYDVDERRVKSLAAGESYVEDVTSERLARALERGTYRPSELARDCGGFDVAVVTVPTPLQDGAPDLRYIEESAHTLARFLRPGATVILESTTYPGTTEELFAPILEDGSGLTAGADFHLGYSPERIDPGNTVWGFQQTPKVVSGVDAASLKAVEAFYGQLVDTTVPVRSPKEAELAKLLENTFRHVNIALVNEIAMFARHLDIDVWQSIEAASSKPFGFMKFTPGPGVGGHCLPIDPSYLNWRVQRELGQNFRFVELANDINNHMPEYVTRRVVDALNAKRRSVNGSRILLLGLAYKKNTGDARESPAVRIAQLLLDMGAKVRAVDPHVVEGVKVDARLARVEATRKELAAADVVVLLTDHDSFDYQMITEHASFVLDTRNRMTGPKVEVL from the coding sequence ATGCGCGTCGTCGTCGTGGGACAGGGATACGTCGGACTTCCGCTGGCCGTCCGGGCCGCCGAGGTCGGCCACCAGGTGATCGGTTACGACGTGGACGAGCGGCGGGTCAAGAGCCTCGCCGCCGGAGAGTCGTACGTCGAGGACGTCACCTCCGAACGCCTCGCCCGCGCCCTGGAGCGCGGCACCTACCGCCCGAGCGAACTCGCCCGGGACTGCGGCGGTTTCGACGTCGCCGTCGTCACCGTCCCCACCCCCTTGCAGGACGGGGCCCCCGACCTGCGCTACATCGAGGAGTCGGCCCACACCCTGGCCCGCTTCCTGCGGCCGGGCGCGACCGTGATCCTGGAGTCCACCACCTACCCGGGCACCACCGAGGAGCTGTTCGCCCCGATCCTGGAGGACGGCTCCGGGCTCACCGCCGGCGCCGACTTCCACCTGGGATACAGCCCCGAGCGCATCGACCCCGGCAACACCGTCTGGGGCTTCCAGCAGACGCCCAAGGTCGTCTCCGGCGTCGACGCCGCCTCCCTGAAGGCCGTCGAGGCGTTCTACGGGCAGCTCGTCGACACCACCGTGCCCGTGCGCTCGCCCAAGGAGGCCGAGCTGGCGAAGCTGCTGGAGAACACCTTCCGGCACGTGAACATCGCCCTCGTCAACGAGATCGCCATGTTCGCCCGCCACCTCGACATCGACGTCTGGCAGTCCATCGAGGCCGCCTCCAGCAAGCCGTTCGGCTTCATGAAGTTCACCCCCGGCCCGGGCGTCGGCGGCCACTGCCTGCCCATCGACCCCTCGTACCTGAACTGGCGCGTCCAGCGGGAGCTCGGCCAGAACTTCCGCTTCGTCGAACTCGCCAACGACATCAACAACCACATGCCCGAATACGTGACGCGCCGCGTGGTGGACGCCCTCAACGCCAAGCGCCGCTCCGTCAACGGCTCCCGGATCCTGCTGCTCGGCCTCGCGTACAAGAAGAACACCGGCGACGCCCGGGAGTCGCCCGCCGTACGCATCGCCCAACTGCTCCTCGACATGGGGGCCAAGGTCCGCGCCGTCGACCCGCACGTCGTGGAGGGCGTGAAGGTCGACGCCCGCCTCGCCCGGGTCGAAGCGACCCGCAAGGAGCTGGCGGCCGCCGACGTCGTCGTCCTGCTCACCGACCACGACTCCTTCGACTACCAGATGATCACCGAGCACGCCTCCTTCGTGCTCGACACCCGCAACCGCATGACCGGCCCGAAGGTGGAGGTGCTCTGA
- a CDS encoding WecB/TagA/CpsF family glycosyltransferase, with product MTRHTLFGVALDPLTMDETVQRCLDAVRRGEQIEIGMVNAAKLVNMRRDPALAEAVAGCDLVLADGQAVVWAGRVLGVRLPERVAGIDLFMRLLAAAEVADIPVYLLGAQQEVLEMMLRQISERFPQLRVAGSRNGYFGDSEQEEIADSVADSGARLLFLGMTSPKKEIFTAGYGKRTGAHVVHGVGGSFDILAGITKRAPLVWQRMGLEWFYRTLQEPRRLGKRYLTTNAAFLAMTVRELIHRTPSAGSANRSHC from the coding sequence ATGACCCGCCACACCCTCTTCGGGGTCGCACTCGACCCCCTGACCATGGACGAGACCGTCCAGCGCTGCCTCGACGCCGTACGGCGCGGCGAGCAGATCGAGATCGGCATGGTCAACGCCGCCAAGCTCGTCAACATGCGGCGCGACCCGGCCCTCGCCGAGGCGGTCGCCGGCTGCGACCTCGTCCTCGCCGACGGCCAGGCCGTGGTCTGGGCCGGCCGCGTCCTCGGCGTCCGGCTGCCCGAACGGGTCGCGGGCATCGACCTGTTCATGCGCCTGCTCGCCGCGGCCGAGGTCGCGGACATCCCCGTCTACCTGCTCGGCGCCCAGCAGGAGGTGCTGGAGATGATGCTCCGGCAGATCTCCGAACGCTTCCCGCAACTGCGGGTCGCCGGCAGCCGCAACGGCTACTTCGGCGACTCCGAGCAGGAGGAGATCGCCGACTCCGTCGCCGACAGCGGCGCCCGCCTGCTGTTCCTCGGCATGACCTCGCCCAAGAAGGAGATCTTCACCGCCGGCTACGGCAAGCGCACCGGCGCCCACGTCGTGCACGGCGTCGGAGGCTCCTTCGACATCCTCGCCGGCATCACCAAGCGGGCCCCGCTCGTCTGGCAGCGGATGGGCCTCGAATGGTTCTACCGGACCCTCCAGGAACCGCGTCGCCTCGGCAAGCGCTACCTCACCACCAATGCCGCCTTCCTCGCCATGACGGTCCGGGAGCTCATCCACCGCACACCGTCTGCCGGTTCCGCGAACAGGAGTCACTGCTGA
- a CDS encoding acyltransferase: MSVRIQPTSQVDESAELGEGTTIWDLAQIREDARLGRGCIVGRGAYVGPGVRIGDHVKLQNYALVYEPAELGDGVFIGPAAVLTNDFYPRAVDPDGGLKRDGDWEAAGVVVAEGASLGARSVCVAGVRVGRWALVAAGAVVSKDVPDFALVAGVPARRIGWVGRAGVRLVEREGEPGAWECPRTGALHDEKDGALTERN; the protein is encoded by the coding sequence GTGAGTGTCCGCATTCAACCCACCTCGCAGGTCGACGAGAGCGCCGAGCTCGGCGAGGGGACCACGATCTGGGATCTGGCGCAGATACGCGAGGACGCCCGGCTCGGGCGCGGGTGCATCGTGGGGCGCGGCGCGTACGTCGGGCCCGGTGTACGGATCGGCGACCACGTGAAGCTCCAGAACTACGCGCTCGTGTACGAGCCGGCGGAGCTCGGCGACGGGGTGTTCATCGGCCCGGCCGCCGTCCTCACCAACGACTTCTACCCGCGCGCGGTCGACCCCGACGGTGGGCTCAAGCGCGACGGCGACTGGGAGGCCGCCGGGGTCGTGGTGGCCGAGGGCGCCTCGCTGGGGGCCCGTTCGGTGTGCGTGGCGGGGGTGCGCGTCGGGCGCTGGGCCCTCGTCGCGGCCGGGGCGGTGGTCTCCAAGGACGTGCCGGACTTCGCGCTCGTGGCCGGGGTACCGGCCCGCCGGATCGGCTGGGTGGGCCGGGCGGGGGTCCGGCTCGTGGAACGCGAGGGCGAGCCGGGCGCGTGGGAGTGTCCGCGCACCGGGGCGCTGCACGACGAGAAGGACGGCGCGCTCACCGAGCGAAACTGA
- the hypE gene encoding hydrogenase expression/formation protein HypE → MTYAQGWDAAQVGFGPGVRALVEEELLPDRSVVVRTGTYVVDPPFFGNGDIGRVAVCGAVNELAVTGAEPRHIALGIVLEAGLPLELVHRLTASVRTAAAEAGVAIAAVDTQVVRAGEADRVFVTTTAFGVLGAGPTLDLHAVRPGDRIVVTGPLGSHAAHLVSLRDGLGYEHHVPSDCAPLAGLMRTVSADLRHARTVVAGGLAEVLRQAAAGRGLTLRVDESALPVRHEARVALGARGLAPLDAACAGCLCLFVPPEHTGRVLAALHAHPHGRLAAVVGEVTADPTGDVEFRSPDGRLRTRTVPAGSVPERLL, encoded by the coding sequence GTGACGTACGCACAGGGATGGGACGCGGCCCAGGTCGGCTTCGGCCCGGGCGTGCGCGCCCTGGTCGAGGAGGAACTCCTCCCGGACCGCAGCGTCGTCGTCCGCACCGGGACGTACGTCGTCGACCCGCCGTTCTTCGGCAACGGCGACATCGGCCGGGTGGCCGTTTGCGGCGCCGTCAACGAACTGGCCGTCACCGGCGCCGAACCCCGGCACATCGCCCTCGGCATCGTGCTGGAGGCCGGGCTCCCGCTGGAGCTCGTCCACCGGCTGACGGCATCGGTGCGCACCGCCGCCGCCGAGGCCGGTGTCGCCATCGCCGCGGTGGACACCCAGGTCGTCCGCGCGGGCGAGGCGGACCGGGTCTTCGTCACCACGACCGCGTTCGGGGTGCTGGGCGCCGGTCCCACCCTGGATCTGCACGCGGTCCGGCCGGGGGACCGCATCGTCGTGACCGGGCCGCTGGGCAGCCACGCCGCCCACCTGGTCTCGTTGCGCGACGGCCTCGGCTACGAGCACCACGTACCCAGCGACTGCGCCCCCCTGGCCGGCCTCATGCGGACGGTGAGCGCCGACCTCCGCCACGCCCGGACCGTGGTCGCGGGCGGCCTGGCGGAGGTGCTGCGTCAGGCTGCGGCGGGCCGCGGCCTGACGCTGCGCGTCGACGAGTCCGCCCTGCCCGTACGCCACGAGGCCCGGGTGGCCCTCGGCGCCCGGGGCCTCGCCCCCCTGGACGCGGCGTGCGCCGGCTGCCTGTGCCTCTTCGTCCCGCCCGAGCACACCGGCCGGGTCCTGGCGGCGCTGCACGCCCACCCCCACGGCCGGCTGGCCGCCGTCGTCGGCGAGGTCACGGCCGACCCCACGGGCGACGTCGAGTTCCGTTCCCCCGACGGACGCCTGCGCACCCGCACCGTCCCCGCCGGCTCCGTTCCCGAACGCCTCCTCTGA
- a CDS encoding MFS transporter — MATTATARTRGAAPSAPGPPAGPPARLRFGYASGSLVTATFTTLPGLLLLPYLTDTLGVGAALAGAVVFVPKAWDALLNPLVGRASDRTRTRWGARRPYVLWGGLAMAAAFALTFAGPLPGTAGAWFTAAGYLLTATAFAFFQVPYVAMPAELADRDEDRMRLVGGRVAVIGVAALVTGAAAPALIDAGGGGLAGHRWAGGFGAVVIALGALWVFAGTAGTPGSAGAPGVAPPGRRRVAESGPGLRRQFAAARANPSFTALLRCAVVQSAATGVLLAGAPYFADHVLRDSAGLGPLVVAFVAPNLLTVPLWSRLRGRRGYAWASALFAAGCLLLLAAPVLPDAAVLAVMALAGTGHAGQLLFLYAMLPQCIARDGARGGTRGGSRRAGVLSGLFTTCEGLGVAAGPFLFGLVLQLSGYVSSGTGRAAEQSATAELGVLAGFAALPALATAAAVVLLRGYDRPPAPTDP; from the coding sequence ATGGCCACCACAGCGACCGCGCGCACGCGAGGCGCGGCACCGTCCGCACCCGGGCCGCCGGCCGGCCCGCCGGCCCGGCTGCGGTTCGGCTACGCCTCGGGATCCCTCGTCACCGCGACCTTCACCACCCTCCCGGGCCTGCTGCTGCTCCCGTACCTCACCGACACCCTCGGCGTGGGCGCCGCGCTCGCGGGTGCGGTCGTATTCGTGCCCAAGGCCTGGGACGCCCTGCTCAACCCCCTCGTCGGCCGGGCCAGCGACCGCACCCGCACCCGGTGGGGCGCCCGCCGCCCGTACGTCCTGTGGGGCGGCCTCGCCATGGCCGCGGCCTTCGCGCTGACCTTCGCGGGTCCGCTGCCGGGCACCGCGGGAGCCTGGTTCACGGCGGCCGGATACCTGCTGACCGCCACCGCGTTCGCCTTCTTCCAGGTGCCGTACGTGGCCATGCCCGCCGAACTCGCCGACCGCGACGAGGACCGCATGCGCCTGGTCGGCGGGCGGGTCGCGGTCATCGGGGTGGCGGCCCTCGTCACCGGAGCCGCCGCCCCCGCCCTGATCGACGCCGGGGGCGGCGGCCTCGCCGGGCACCGATGGGCCGGCGGGTTCGGCGCCGTGGTCATCGCCCTGGGCGCCCTCTGGGTCTTCGCCGGTACCGCAGGAACCCCCGGTTCCGCCGGCGCTCCAGGTGTCGCCCCGCCCGGCCGCCGCCGGGTGGCCGAGAGCGGGCCCGGGCTGCGCCGGCAGTTCGCCGCCGCCCGCGCCAACCCGTCCTTCACGGCGCTGCTGCGGTGCGCCGTCGTACAGTCCGCCGCCACCGGGGTCCTGCTCGCGGGCGCCCCGTACTTCGCCGACCACGTGCTGCGCGACTCCGCCGGTCTGGGCCCCCTCGTCGTCGCGTTCGTCGCCCCCAACCTGCTGACCGTCCCGCTCTGGTCGCGGCTGCGCGGCCGCCGCGGCTACGCCTGGGCGTCCGCGCTGTTCGCCGCCGGCTGCCTGCTCCTCCTCGCGGCCCCCGTGCTGCCCGACGCCGCGGTGCTCGCCGTGATGGCCCTCGCCGGCACCGGCCACGCCGGCCAACTGCTCTTCCTGTACGCCATGCTGCCGCAGTGCATCGCCCGCGACGGCGCCCGCGGCGGCACCCGGGGCGGGAGCCGCCGGGCGGGCGTCCTGTCCGGTCTGTTCACCACCTGCGAGGGCCTCGGGGTCGCCGCCGGCCCCTTCCTCTTCGGGCTCGTGCTCCAGCTCTCCGGCTACGTCTCCTCCGGCACCGGCCGCGCCGCGGAGCAGAGCGCGACCGCCGAACTGGGCGTGCTGGCCGGATTCGCGGCCCTGCCGGCCCTCGCCACCGCGGCCGCCGTCGTCCTGCTGCGCGGGTACGACCGCCCGCCCGCCCCTACCGACCCCTGA
- a CDS encoding AfsA-related hotdog domain-containing protein, which produces MTVDNGTTSPPAIHGHATAGTQHLIHRPPSRAYYALDAPSLGEENFTLVGATPVTHPLFNDGPGRFHDLQIATETVREIGEFVGHRYFGVPDDRPGLFYRFALDFTDLSAWRTDAGGPRPVPLATHIRARPANVVAEVPRGLDFHLQVTIDGRPCATGAAGLVFLMPKLYRKHVEHSRRALQAAPEIDDAPDGPLLPADSAEAGRYAPENIVISEPADVSRGRLSTWLLPTPVSPVFTGEDGQYSGLHLLEALRQTSLVAAGRTHGLSSAHSTLGACQIHFRGPAERELPLRCVAVAGPLGRDDEGRPAVAVTLTLTQRRRAVAEARTTVVQDH; this is translated from the coding sequence ATGACAGTCGACAACGGCACGACCTCGCCCCCCGCCATCCATGGACATGCGACCGCGGGCACCCAGCACCTGATCCACCGCCCGCCCTCGCGGGCGTACTACGCCCTCGACGCACCCAGCCTGGGCGAGGAGAACTTCACCCTCGTCGGCGCGACTCCCGTCACCCACCCGCTCTTCAACGACGGCCCCGGCCGCTTCCACGACCTGCAGATCGCGACCGAGACGGTGCGCGAGATCGGCGAGTTCGTCGGCCACCGCTACTTCGGCGTCCCGGACGACCGGCCCGGCCTGTTCTACCGCTTCGCCCTCGACTTCACCGACCTCTCCGCCTGGCGTACGGACGCGGGCGGCCCCCGTCCCGTGCCGCTGGCCACCCACATCCGGGCACGTCCGGCCAACGTCGTGGCCGAGGTGCCGCGCGGGCTCGACTTCCACCTCCAGGTGACCATCGACGGCCGCCCGTGCGCGACCGGCGCGGCCGGCCTCGTCTTCCTCATGCCGAAGCTGTACCGCAAGCACGTGGAGCACTCCCGGCGGGCCCTGCAGGCCGCGCCGGAGATCGACGACGCGCCGGACGGTCCGCTGCTGCCGGCCGACTCCGCCGAGGCGGGCCGCTACGCGCCCGAGAACATCGTGATCAGCGAACCGGCCGACGTCTCGCGCGGCCGGCTGAGCACCTGGCTGCTCCCCACCCCCGTCAGCCCGGTGTTCACCGGCGAGGACGGCCAGTACTCCGGCCTGCACCTGCTGGAGGCGCTGCGCCAGACCTCGCTGGTCGCCGCGGGCCGCACGCACGGGCTGAGCTCCGCGCACAGCACGCTCGGCGCCTGCCAGATCCACTTCCGCGGGCCCGCGGAGCGTGAACTGCCGCTGCGCTGCGTCGCGGTGGCCGGACCGCTCGGGCGCGATGACGAGGGACGGCCGGCCGTCGCGGTCACGCTCACCCTGACCCAGCGGCGGCGTGCCGTGGCCGAGGCCCGCACGACCGTGGTGCAGGACCACTGA
- a CDS encoding AfsR/SARP family transcriptional regulator — protein MRFGILGPLEVTGAAAPADGRREPSYAPQAAKLRVVLGTLLIRANEVVSVESLIDELWPDAPPRTATTTLQVYVSHLRKTLQSADPDNGREALVTRRPGYLLRVGADALDALAFEDLHRRGHQALQTSDFAAAADLHRRALALWRGPLLSDTPHGPVLEGAAVRLAEARTGALDERIRAELHLGLHRELVAELQELVAEHRMHEEFHTHLMVALYRCGRQAEALRVFTTLRQTLVEELGIEPGPSSSRLRQRILEGDPALARAGGRAPGPSAAPSAAPVSATAATGRDPGHDGLPAAVADTGDGSVTGAGGWSAALGALPAADPCFTGRTEELAELERLLRSAPAGGCVAVTGMPGAGKTALAVEAAHRVADAFPDGRLFLDLRGGAGPGLPPAAGPVLDRLVRASGGPGAAPADGGAAAPRLLLVLDGVGSETEVRPLLPVLRGAVVLLVARRVPAGLPGLRSVLLGPWRPDEAQRLVGLFTGRAGTRAGTLGAAAALDAGPGLGPDTVAEIAELCGRLPLAVRTAAAQLAARPHWTAAVLADRLRDEGGRLDVLRTGDVDVRSRLLDAYAACPDPQRRAFRLLSLLPPGRFGARQAAAALDLTEPQASAALEALADERLVAVDRDGCRLPELLRLLAVERLALEDPPEVARAAAERVCRAYADGSAERGRVSDSGARGLVRLARTAYGAGLWALTVRLTDALAGWVPDDAEAVYALALDAAGRCADRAAQARMRRSLGELAWQYRQVERAHELFSGALGLARAAGDEEEAARALVGLAELRLDAGESAEAAALLEPALAALSAPGRARGRYEASRARALLALAQEGRESARAWFGECLELAGALRDQRLEVYALRSLRALSLPPRGGSGPASRAVEIRPGLWRIDPAAVPANPL, from the coding sequence ATGCGCTTCGGGATCCTGGGCCCGCTGGAGGTCACCGGCGCCGCGGCCCCGGCGGACGGCCGCCGGGAGCCCTCGTACGCTCCGCAGGCCGCCAAGCTGCGGGTCGTCCTCGGCACCCTGCTGATCCGCGCGAACGAGGTCGTGTCGGTGGAGAGCCTGATCGACGAGCTCTGGCCGGACGCGCCGCCGCGCACCGCGACGACCACGCTCCAGGTGTACGTGTCCCACCTGCGCAAGACCCTCCAGAGCGCCGATCCGGACAACGGCCGCGAGGCCCTGGTCACCCGCCGTCCGGGGTACCTGCTGCGGGTCGGCGCGGACGCCCTCGACGCGCTCGCCTTCGAGGACCTCCACCGGCGCGGCCACCAGGCCCTGCAGACCTCGGACTTCGCCGCCGCGGCCGATCTGCACCGGCGGGCGCTGGCGCTGTGGCGGGGGCCCCTGCTGTCGGACACCCCGCACGGACCGGTGCTGGAGGGCGCCGCCGTGCGGCTGGCCGAGGCGCGCACCGGCGCCCTCGACGAGCGGATCCGGGCCGAACTGCACCTCGGACTGCACCGCGAACTGGTCGCCGAGCTGCAGGAGTTGGTTGCCGAGCACCGGATGCACGAGGAGTTCCACACCCACCTGATGGTGGCGCTGTACCGGTGCGGGCGGCAGGCGGAGGCCCTGCGGGTGTTCACGACGCTGCGGCAGACCCTCGTCGAGGAGCTCGGCATCGAACCGGGCCCGTCGTCGAGCCGGCTCCGCCAGCGCATCCTGGAAGGCGACCCGGCACTGGCGCGCGCCGGGGGCCGTGCTCCCGGTCCGTCGGCCGCGCCGTCCGCCGCGCCGGTGTCCGCGACGGCCGCGACCGGCCGGGACCCGGGGCACGACGGGCTGCCCGCAGCCGTCGCGGACACCGGCGACGGCTCCGTCACGGGTGCCGGCGGCTGGTCCGCGGCGCTCGGCGCGCTGCCGGCCGCCGACCCCTGTTTCACCGGCCGCACGGAGGAACTGGCGGAGCTGGAGCGGCTGCTGCGCAGCGCCCCGGCCGGCGGCTGCGTCGCCGTGACGGGCATGCCGGGCGCGGGCAAGACCGCGCTGGCCGTCGAGGCCGCGCACCGGGTCGCGGACGCCTTCCCCGACGGGCGGCTCTTCCTGGACCTGCGCGGCGGCGCCGGCCCCGGTCTGCCGCCGGCCGCGGGACCGGTCCTGGACCGGCTGGTGCGCGCGTCCGGCGGACCCGGCGCCGCCCCCGCGGACGGCGGCGCGGCGGCTCCCAGGCTGCTGCTGGTCCTGGACGGGGTCGGCTCGGAGACCGAGGTGCGGCCCCTGCTGCCCGTTCTGCGCGGCGCCGTGGTGCTGCTCGTGGCGCGCCGGGTGCCCGCCGGGCTCCCCGGGCTGCGGTCGGTGCTCCTCGGACCGTGGCGCCCCGACGAGGCGCAGCGGCTCGTCGGGCTGTTCACCGGACGCGCGGGGACCCGTGCGGGGACGCTCGGCGCCGCGGCCGCACTGGACGCCGGGCCGGGCCTCGGTCCCGACACGGTCGCCGAGATCGCCGAGCTGTGCGGGCGGCTCCCGCTCGCCGTGCGGACGGCCGCGGCCCAGCTCGCCGCCCGTCCGCACTGGACGGCCGCCGTCCTGGCGGACCGGCTACGGGACGAGGGCGGACGCCTGGACGTGCTGCGCACGGGTGACGTGGACGTCCGCTCGCGCCTCCTCGACGCCTACGCGGCCTGTCCCGACCCGCAGCGGCGGGCCTTCCGGCTGCTGTCCCTGCTGCCGCCGGGCCGGTTCGGTGCCCGGCAGGCCGCGGCCGCCCTGGACCTGACCGAGCCGCAGGCCTCGGCCGCCCTGGAGGCTCTGGCCGACGAGCGGCTGGTGGCTGTGGACCGGGACGGCTGCCGCCTCCCGGAGCTGCTGCGGCTGCTGGCGGTGGAACGGCTGGCGCTGGAGGACCCGCCCGAGGTGGCGCGGGCTGCGGCGGAGCGCGTGTGCCGGGCGTACGCGGACGGCTCCGCGGAGCGGGGCCGCGTCTCGGACTCGGGCGCGCGCGGCCTCGTACGCCTGGCCCGGACCGCGTACGGGGCGGGGCTGTGGGCGCTGACCGTACGGCTGACGGACGCCCTGGCCGGGTGGGTGCCGGACGACGCGGAGGCCGTGTACGCGCTGGCCCTGGACGCGGCGGGGCGGTGCGCGGACCGTGCGGCCCAGGCTCGGATGCGGCGCTCGCTCGGTGAACTCGCCTGGCAGTACCGGCAGGTGGAGCGGGCGCACGAGCTGTTCTCGGGCGCCCTCGGACTGGCCCGGGCGGCCGGTGACGAGGAGGAGGCCGCCCGCGCCCTGGTGGGCCTGGCCGAACTGCGGCTGGACGCCGGGGAGTCTGCGGAGGCCGCGGCGCTGCTGGAGCCCGCGCTCGCCGCCCTGTCGGCGCCGGGCCGTGCCCGGGGCCGGTACGAGGCGAGCCGCGCGCGGGCCCTGCTGGCGCTGGCACAGGAGGGCCGGGAGAGCGCCCGGGCCTGGTTCGGCGAGTGCCTGGAGCTGGCGGGCGCGCTGCGCGACCAGCGGCTGGAGGTGTACGCGCTGCGCTCGCTGCGCGCGCTGAGCCTGCCGCCGCGGGGCGGCTCCGGCCCGGCGTCGCGGGCCGTGGAGATCCGCCCCGGCCTCTGGCGCATCGACCCGGCCGCCGTCCCCGCCAACCCCCTGTGA